The segment TGCACGTAACGTACGCCCCGTTCCACCAGACGACGGGCAATCAGAATCTGTCGAGCTTGTACGCCGTCACCATACATCTCGCGAATATGTTTGGGTTCGTTTTCAATATCAAACGCGTCGGTTGCCTGCATCTGCATGCGGTAGGCGAGTTCATAAGAATGAATGCGGGCCTCGAGTCGGTCGTCTCCCTCACGTCCTTCCGTCATGTGCATCTTATTCAACTGCTGAAGCAGATCGATTTGCTTCCGCTGCTCCTCCGTAGACTGAGTATGGTTGCGGATGTTCTCGATCAGCTTTTCAATTTCCGTATGCTTGGGATCGATATGCGTCCCTTGAAATACGCCAGGCAGAAAAGCAGATCGCCAGTTAATGCTCTCACCGATCGGGTATCCCCCCGGACACATCACAATGAAACCGGGAAGATTCTGATTCTCGGTACCGAGGCCATATGTGACCCAGGAACCGACCGAAGGACGCACCAGGTTCTGATCTCCGCAGTTCATTAGTAGTAACGAGGGTTCATGGTTAGGGACATTGGCATGCATGGACCGCACCACAGCGACGTCGTCAATACTCTCTGCGGTATGTTTGAAAAGTTCACTGACTTCGATTCCACTTTCCCCATACTTCTGGAACTGGAACGGAGAACCCAAAGCGGCGCCTGTTTTTCGCTCTGTTCGCAAATTCTGAGCAGGCAGTTCCTTGCCGTGATACTTGGTCAACATCGGTTTCGGGTCGAAGGTGTCGACGTGCGAGCAACCACCATTCAGAAAAATGTGAATGACATGTTTCGCTTTCGCGGCGAACTGTGGTTGTTTGCTCATCATGGGGGAAGTTGGCAGATCCGGTTCGGCAGTCGCCGCCTGCGCGGGATCCACCATCAAACCAGCGAGACCGAGCGTACCCAGTCCCATACCCGAGCGGGCCAACCATTCCCGGCGGTTCAACGATGATTCAGCAGAGTTCGGATGATGATTCATAATATTCACTGACTGTCCTGTTTATGGATGGTCAAAAGTGGTCTGTGCATTGAATGTGAATTGAATGTGAATTCAAAACGTTTCGAGCGGACAATTAATCGACAAACATAAATTCATTGGTCATCAATAAGACCTGAGCCAGTTTGTCCCAGCGAGCGAACTCTTTCTCTTCCGGCTTCTCTTTCGAAGTCGTCTCTTCGCTCATCTGTAAAAAGGCCAGGGCGGCGGATGCTTCCGCTTCGCTCGGTTCACGAGCAAAAGTCAGTTTATACATTGCTGCGATCCGAGACTGTGGCTCTTCGCCACCGACTTCGAAAGATCGACTCGCAAGACTTTTGGCCTGTGAAATGACAAAAGGAGAGTTCATGCTGAATAATGCCTGCTGCGGTACAGTAGTCTGCGGCCGCTTTGGTGTGGAGACATCGGGGCTCGCCATGTCGAAGACACGGAATAGCGTAGGTAGATTGTTACGATCGATGAATCCGTAAACAGTACGTCGATCACTCGTATCGAGATCAACCCCTTTACCGCCATGTTTAGAGTCAAGTTTACCGCCGACAGCCAACATTGAATCCCGCATCGCTTCAAATTCCAGACGACGGCGTGGCATCTTCCACAGCAGCCGGTTCTCGGAATCGACGCTCACGGCCTCCGGTTTGGGGGCACCGCTTTGCTGATACGTTGATGAATTGACGATAAGTCGATGAAGCTCTTTCACCGACCAACCGTTCTGAATGAAATGCGTTGCCAGATGGTCGAGTAACTCGGGGTGAGTGGGTGGTTCGCTGCGGGCACCAAAGTCGCTTGGCGTACGAACAAGACCATTACCGAAGTGCAGCATCCAGACTCGATTCGCAAACACGCGGGCTGTTAATGGGTTATCCGGGCTCGCAATCTTTTTGGCCAGTTCCAGGCGACCACTTCCTTGCTGGAACGGTTGACGTTCTTCGTCGTCTAGAATTTTGAAGAACCGTCGAGGAATCTGATCGCCTCGCCGGCCGGCCACACCTCGAACGAACACGACGGGCTCTGTCGGTTTCGCATTATCCAGCATCACCATTGCACGGGGCGGCGCTCCTGGAGAAGTGGCCCGCAGTTTGTTTTGTTTCTTGGAGATATTCTGCTGGTGATTTCGGACGGCCCGATCGAAGTTTCCTTTCCACTGATCGTAATTCAAATCAAACGGTGTTCCGGGGCTGTACAGTTCCTGACGGATCGTCTCCAGAGAACTGTCGGCCAATCCTGTCGACTTGTCTTCCTGTTCCATCCATTTTGTTTCCACTTGTCGAAACACATCACCATAAGCCAACGCAACATCGTTCATCGAAGTGATGTTGCGATTCGCCAGACTCCCTGTGATAATCGGATTCGTGGAGGCCGATTGGAGTAACTGTTTGATTTCATCGGTCGTTTTCTGTTGAAGCTCTTCTGCCTTCAATCCGGATAAAGTGACCCACGGACCCCAGACGGGGTGGTTCACATCCTGTTGTTTTTTTAGATATCCGTTCCACCGATCAATGATTCCTCTTCGAGGTTCGTATTTATCGTAGGCGGACGCATATTCCGGCGGCACGTCTTCACCACCAGCCAGATTCTTAAGGAGATAAGAAACGGTGTGATGCCGCGTCTCATGTTCAAGTTTGGTGACCTGTTCCCGTTCGAATTTGTCCAGTTCCTCGGCCAGTTGGGCCAGTTCTGTTTTGAATTGTTCATGGGCGACCTCGTCAAGCGGATCACCAATCAGTGGCAGGACGGATTCATCCGGCTCGTGGGAACTGGCAAAGACCCCATACAGAGAATAATAATCTTCGGTGGGGATCGGGTCGTATTTGTGATCGTGACAGCGAGCGCATCCGACAGTCATTCCCATTAAACCACGAGTCACCACATCGATCCGGTCATCAATGATATCGTGAGAGTTGTTTCGAAAACGTCGACCGACGGTCAGAAACCCCATCGCCGCGAGTTCTTTTTTCGGTTCTTCCAGATCGAGACTATCTGCCGCCAGTTGTTCGATGAGAAACTGATCGTAAGGTTTGTCCGCGTTGAACGATTCAATGACATAATCACGATAAGTATACGAATACCCAAATCGAGGCTCCGCCGTGAAGACATATCCTTTGGTATCTGCATAACGAGCGACGTCGAGCCAGTGTCGTCCCCAGCGCTGCCCATATTCAGGAGCGGCCAGATAAGTTTCTACGAGTTCTGAAAATGCTTCTGGCGATTCATTCTGTTCGAATGCCTGCACCTCTTCCCAGGTGGGAGGAAGACCAAGAAGATCGAATTTCAACCGGCGAATCAAAGTCCGTTTGTCGGCTGGCGGATTCATCGTCAAATTGTTTTCTTCGAGTTTCTTCAACACGAATTTGTCAACGGATGTCTTTACACGCTCTGTCTGAGTGACTTCGGGCAGGGCGGGGTCTTCAATTGGTCGATAAGACCAATGCTCTTTGCGAAGAGATTCAAAGTCATAGGGGCCACCCAGTTTGGGACCCTCTTTCATTTCTTCTTCCGGCCAGTAGGCGCCGTCGACGATCCACTTGCGAATCTGGCCGATCTCTTCGTCGCTCATTTTCTGTTCGGGGGGCATCTGAGTGTCATCGTCCGCATAGATGATGACTTCCATCAAACGACTATGATCCGGGTCGGCAGTGAGGACCATTTCTTCGTAATCTTCGAGCCCCTTGATGAAGGATCCATTATCGAATCGAATACCCATCTCCTGCTTCTTTTCACCATGGCATTCCGCACAGTGTTTGAGGAGCAGAGGCCGAATCGATTTTTCGAAAAACTCGATCTGAGCTGGTTCCGCTTCTGCGCGGACGGTCGCTGTCATCCCCGGCATTACTAGACAGATCAATGCGATCAGACAAAACAGAGGGGCAGGCCAGAGGTGGGCACGAAGAGGGTATCGTCGCGATGAAGGTTCCAGATTAGGCATAGAGTTCTCGGCAGGCTCGACAGGAAGGACGAATTACCGCAAGGGCGCTGGGTAATTCAACAGGCCAGATGTTTGTGCAAGCAAGTATCACGTCAGGATAGATGACAGTGCGGAATGCGGAATAATGTCTGTTCGGAATAACAACAGTACAGAATCACAACGGTGCAGGCAGGTAAGGCAAGGGGTGAGACGCGTCGCGTCTGCAGGCGGGAATCGCATTCCCAATGAGGGCCTGATAAAGGGACCTGAATGGGAATACATCAATATTTGCAGATGTGTAATTTTACCGTAATTGTAACCGGCCCTGCAAGTAGTTTAATTATAGGAGATGAATTCCCCTTTAATTCTGTTTTTTTTCGCATTCTGATAGTCAATTCTGTTCAAAAGGGGAATCATTCCACTACTTAGAGAGACATCGCTCTCACAGAACCCTTTTTGCCTGCCAGATAAGCCTTTACGTTCGCTTATTAACCAGCCTGTCTGTAAAATGGAAATTTTGGCGTTTTCCGTCAGCAAGACCGCTTCATCGTCTTTTTCTGTCATTTAAGTGATCTGTTCAATGTCCGATATTCAGCCTGTTCCGGAGTCCAGTAAGTCCCTGTCGACTCCTTCTTATCCGTTGCTCGATCCCGAACCGATGGATCCCCAACTGACAACCATTCAGCCTGGTGGCGGGGTTGTCATTAAAATGGAAATGTTATGGGGCAAATTCCGACGTACCTGGCTCAAACTATTCCGTGGAGGCTACGTTCGGCGGATGCAGGAACTGCGGAAGGGGTCTGTGAATCCCTGTCCGCATGATGTCCTCGACCCCCGTGACCTGAAGTTTTATCAGAACCAGGAAGGGTATTACTGGGAGAAGAAAGATGATCCCTTCACTGGTCGCGATAAAATTCCGTTTGCTCGTGTGGGACTGGCGGAACTGCTTGTCTTCTCGTTGCTCTGCTTTGTGCCTCCGCTGATTCTGTTGCCCATCCTGATTGGGGCTCCTATCAACGTGTGGTCCGTTCTGGGATGGATGGTGGTCGCGGCCGGCTTAATCAAAGGGATTTTGATCGTCTGGTTCTTCCGCGATCCGGAAAGGAACGTTCCTACCGACCCAGGGCTGGTTATCTCTCCCGCAGATGGAAAAGTAGTTCTGATCGAAGAGATCGAACATGACGAACATATCGGTGGTCCCGCTGTCTTAATCGGTGTTTTTCTCTCCATCTTTAACGTACATATGAATCGTTCACCGATAGAGGCGCGTGTCATTGGTTTGAAATACCGTCCTGGGAAATACCTGAACGCCATCCGTCCCGAGTCCGCCCGAGAGAATGAACAACTGGCGGTGAAAATCCAAGAGATCAGTGCTCCGCATCGTTGCATGGTCGTACGTCAGATCACGGGGGCCATCGCTCGCCGGATTGTCTGCTGGGTCAAACCGGGGGACCTGCTCAATCGCGGGGAACGGTTTGGAATGATCAAATTGGGCTCCCGAACCGAGCTCGTTTTACCTCGCGAAGAGGGTATGGAGATCGTCACGAAACTGGGAGAGAATATCAAAGCGGGAAAATCGATACTGATCCGGTATAAATCCGAATAATTTCCAAGTCGCTGCGAATCGTCGTGGTATCTGCCCGATCGAGCCGAAAGAATGGAGGTTCGATTTCCGGGCCATCCTTAGCCAAACCTCTCCGAATCAGAGATCATCATTAACAGCACGCGAAGACTATCCTCGAGGCAATTTCTTGAACCGTAACCTGAATCGCAAACAAAAAATGTTCGCCGTCTTCCCGACCTTGCTCACCTTGGGCAATGCGGCGTGTGGATTCGGTAGTATTACGTTTGCTGCGAAGATCGGACCGGAGTCGAGCGAGGGAAACAACCTGTTTATTGCGGCAGGTTTAATTTTTCTGGCAATGCTGTTTGATGCTCTTGATGGGAGTGCCGCTCGCTGGGCGAAACAAACCTCCGACTTCGGAGCGCAACTGGACAGCTTGTGCGACGCGATCAGTTCCGGTGTCGCTCCGGCATTTCTGATGCTGCAATTCTCCCACGAATACCATTCCCGCTTTTTGTGGGTCATCGCGGTTCTATTTGTCTTATGTGCCGTCCTGCGACTGGCGCGCTTCAATGTGGAAACTGACGAGGAGGATTCGCACGAATTCTTCAGCGGTTTACCCGCTCCGGCCGCAGCCGGATTGATCGCCTCATTCCCGATCGCCATGCGTGGCTTGTTAAGCTGGAAAGAGACGGCGAAAGAAGAATGGTTCCTGAACTTTCTCGACTGGCTTATGATGTTCATGAAGCAGGGACTTCCTTTTATCATGCTGGCTGCTGCCTGCCTGATGGTTTCTCGCATTCGTTATGTTCATGTCTTCAACGCTTTCCTGCGAGGCCGCCATTCTCGCAAACAACTCATTCAGATTGTCTTTACGCTGGCAATCATAGTTGTCTTCAATGAACTCGCATTGCCACTGGTGCTCTGTTACATCACCTTTCTGCCCCCCGTGCAAGCTTTCCTGAAAGAGTTCCGAGGGGGGCGTCTCTCCTTTCGAGGCAATAAACCAGCGGAGAGCGAAACGCCATTGCCCGACGAATTCGCCAGTTCAGAAGAGATCGTGACTCCCGGTCCTCTGGAAGAGAGCGACGAAGAGCAAGCCCGCGACGATTCTCCGCCAATGGCGTAAGTACTAATCGATAAACCGACGTTGCCTTTTTAAGATCGCAACCGCAGTTTGTGAATGAATCGCAGCTTCTCCCGTACCTGGGGAACGAAAACCTCGGGGACCAGGTCGAGTAACCCCATGTCCCGGTTAAACTCATTGGCGATCATTCCAACTTGGGCGTAGTGGGTCATCATTCCCTCAAAATCGTTGAGATCATTCTGGACGACGTTGAAGTTGTCGGCAGTAATCAGAACAGTCATCATATCGAGATAGACGTTGAAGGTTTCAGCGAAGTCTTCCCACGGGTGCATGCTGGAATAAGCGGAAACATATTCTGCTGGCCAGTTCTGAGCAGGTCCGTTTTTATAGTAAGCATCCAGAGCGTCTTTGTAAGTCGGATTCCGTTCGTCCCCAAAGAGCTCGCGGAAGGGGCCTTCGCATTTCTTCAGGACAAGTCGGTCCCAGAAATAGTGGCCTAGCTCGTGCCGAAAATGTCCAACCAAGGTCCGGTGAGGTTCTCCAAAATCGACCCGCGCCTGTTCTCGTACAACACTATCCGCCTCTTTAATATTGATGGTAATGCACCCTGAGATGTGCCCCGTCATCACCGGTTTTTCTTCATCCGCTTTGAATTTAAAGGTTAGCTCAGGAGTTGTCGGATCTTTATCTGGTCGAAAAGGGAATCCCGCCTGGTCGAGAATGCAGAGCACCCGGCGTTTCGCTCGCTCCAGCCGCTGCCATTTCTCTAAATTTCCCTCCACCGACAAATCCGGGGTCACTGTCGTCAGTGCACAATAATCGCACAATTCATCAGTGTCATTGTCCGGATGGTAGGGGAGCAGTCTGTTACATCCCTGATCAGCTGCACATTTCTGTACCCGCACGCCGCACACCCGATTGCCACAGCGGATTTCACTCTCACGATCCAGCAGCGGGGCGATGTGATCGCAGGTGGAGCACAGCCCGGATTCAATTCCACAGGCCACGCAACGTTGACTGTCAAAAAACAAGGTATTGCCACAGGTGCAAGGAAAGGTCTTCATTCGCGTCAAATTCCAAGAAAGGTAGAAACAGATCGAACTGCAATTTACTGCACAGCAATCGGTGTACCGAGTTCTAAGGAGCATCAAAACGGGAAAAATCTCTGTTGATATGGAAGCTATCGTCTCGCTCGGAACGATTGGCTTCCAGACAATTGAACGCTTTTAATCCGGACAAACATAGGCAAGAAGGTAATCTCTCTGTCTTTTTGCAGGATATATCTAAGTTTGGAATTCACAAACTACGGCACCGGAATTGCTGTGTAGGATTAGCTGATAGTAAAAGTGCGGGAATAGTTCTCTCGGGTTGAATTCATCCAGCGGGGCAGTCTCCCTTCCAAAACAAATAATCGGGTTCTTTCAAGAAGGCAAAGAAGAAATGACCACAGAAAATGTTTCCGCTAATGTAAAAGGGATGGGTTCGATTATTCACGAGGCGGGCGTTGCCTTCCGGGTGTGGGCTCCTCATGCAGAGCAGGTCTCGGTTATAGGAAATTTCAACAACTGGAATCCCGAGGACCATCTGATGGAGCAGGAAGGAAATGGCTATTGGTACCTCAATATCGAACAGGCAAAAGCGGGGGATGAATATCAATACTGGATTACGAACGGCGATTTTCAGGCAGGGCGGATTGATCCCTATGCTCGCAAAGTTACGAATTCCTCCGGAAATAGCGTGATCTACGATACGTCGTTCGATTGGGGAGACGACAATTTTGAATTCTCTAGTTTGAACGAGTTGGTTATTTATGAAATGCATGTCGGGACCTTCAACCGAACCCGTAAAACAGGGCCGGGCCGATTTTTCGAAGCGACTAAGCGGTTTAAGCATCTGAAAAGACTCGGCGTAAACGCGATTGAAATTATGCCCGTCGCCGAGTTCGCTGGTGATTGGTCGTGGGGGTACAACCCGGCCCATATTTTTGCCGTTGAAGAAGCTTATGGTGGACCGGACGGATTTAAAGAGATGATCAAAGCGGCTCATGCGGAAGGGATCGCCATTATTGCCGATGTTGTTTACAACCATTTCGGACCTAGCGATCTCGACCTCTGGCAGTTCGACGGTTGGAGTGAAAACGGGAAAGGGGGCATCTACTTCTACAACGACTGGCGATCATCGACTCCTTGGGGAGACACCAGGCCAGACTACGGACGTGGTGAAGTTCGGCAGTATATTCGCGACAACGCGATGATGTGGCTCGATGAATATCATGTCGATGGGCTGCGATATGATATGACGGCCTACATCCGTAAGGTTAACGGCATTGATGAATCGGACATCCCGGAAGGCTGGGGGCTGTTACAATGGATCAACGGAGAAATCGCCAGCAAATATCCACGGAAGATACTCATCGCCGAAGACTTACAGGGTAATGAATATCTGACTCGACGGGTGGAAGAGCAGGGGGCCGGTTTCTCGACTCAATGGGATGGCTTTTTCGTTCACCCGGTAAGGAATGCCGTTCAGCAACTCAACGACGCTGACCGAAACATGTGGGAGGTGAGTAATAGCCTCCAGCATCGTTACAACCTTGATGCGTTTCAGCGAGTGGTTTACAGCGAATCGCACGACGAAATCGCTAACGGCAAAGCACGAGTTCCCGAGGAAATCGATCCGGATGATCCCGAAAACTATTTCGCACAGAAACGATCCGTTCTGGCGGCAGCACTCGCGCTCACAGCCCCCGGTATTCCGATGATAATGCAGGGACAAGAATTCCTGGAGGATGGCTGGTTCGACGATGAAGACCCACTGGACTGGGAACGCTGGCATGAGTTCAAAGGAATCACGCGGTTGTATCAGGACCTGATTTCGCTGCGATTGAATGTCTACGGCAAATCGAAAGGCTTAACAGGCCAGAACATCAAAGTTCATCATGTAAATGATGAGGACAAAGTGATCGCCTATCATCGCTGGTATGACGGTGGCCCGGGAGATGACGTTGTCGTTGTAATGAACTTTGCCAATCGAACCTGGGACCATTATGAGATAGGAGTCCCCGATCCGGGAGAATGGAAACTGTTGTTCAACTCCGACTGGACCGGCTACAGCGATGAATTCAACGATTTTCCTGTGTCCAGCATTACGGCGAGTACAACCGCCCGCGATGGACTGGGAGCGACTGCCGAGATCAGCCTCGGTGCCTATTCGATCCTGATCTACGGACGAGTCGAATAACGGTACTCACTTCGTTTGCATATCAGACACAAAAAAACTCCCGTAGCGATCATTGATTGCTACGGGAGTTTTTTAAGAGCGGAGAGGCAGGGATTCTAATACGTCCTGTCCTTAAGTTCTGCTCAAACAAGAGTTTATGGTCTTAAGGTATTAGTTGTCATCATCTTGTGACTAATCATCTTTATTCAGATTTAATCACAAAGCTCAAAGTTTGGCAGCGTTTTTGACACGCTGTGCCAAAACATTTCTCTTGATGCCTCCACATTCCTAGGAGGCTTTCTAATGAAAGGCTTTTCTAACAATTCTGATTCCACTAAATCGAGTAAGACCAACAGTTCGGGGCTGTATCTGACCAAGAGCGAAAAACAGCAGCTCAGAAAAGGGCTTCCGTCGAAAGACGCTCTGCTCGCGATGGCCAGGACTTATCTGGAAGTCCAAAACGAACACTGGCCTGAGTACGTAACCAGCGGTCTGTTGCCCCTGGCAACAGTGGAAAATATTGAAGTGTTCGCATCAGATTTCGAGTCGTCATTTCTGTCAGGCGACCAGTCGTTTCCCAGGTCTACTTTAAAGCAGGCCGCCTGTGTCTATCTCCGGTATTCCGACGATAATTCCAATGAAAGGTCGTTGGCTCAACAGCTCA is part of the Polystyrenella longa genome and harbors:
- a CDS encoding phosphatidylserine decarboxylase family protein, whose amino-acid sequence is MSDIQPVPESSKSLSTPSYPLLDPEPMDPQLTTIQPGGGVVIKMEMLWGKFRRTWLKLFRGGYVRRMQELRKGSVNPCPHDVLDPRDLKFYQNQEGYYWEKKDDPFTGRDKIPFARVGLAELLVFSLLCFVPPLILLPILIGAPINVWSVLGWMVVAAGLIKGILIVWFFRDPERNVPTDPGLVISPADGKVVLIEEIEHDEHIGGPAVLIGVFLSIFNVHMNRSPIEARVIGLKYRPGKYLNAIRPESARENEQLAVKIQEISAPHRCMVVRQITGAIARRIVCWVKPGDLLNRGERFGMIKLGSRTELVLPREEGMEIVTKLGENIKAGKSILIRYKSE
- a CDS encoding DUF1553 domain-containing protein, which translates into the protein MPNLEPSSRRYPLRAHLWPAPLFCLIALICLVMPGMTATVRAEAEPAQIEFFEKSIRPLLLKHCAECHGEKKQEMGIRFDNGSFIKGLEDYEEMVLTADPDHSRLMEVIIYADDDTQMPPEQKMSDEEIGQIRKWIVDGAYWPEEEMKEGPKLGGPYDFESLRKEHWSYRPIEDPALPEVTQTERVKTSVDKFVLKKLEENNLTMNPPADKRTLIRRLKFDLLGLPPTWEEVQAFEQNESPEAFSELVETYLAAPEYGQRWGRHWLDVARYADTKGYVFTAEPRFGYSYTYRDYVIESFNADKPYDQFLIEQLAADSLDLEEPKKELAAMGFLTVGRRFRNNSHDIIDDRIDVVTRGLMGMTVGCARCHDHKYDPIPTEDYYSLYGVFASSHEPDESVLPLIGDPLDEVAHEQFKTELAQLAEELDKFEREQVTKLEHETRHHTVSYLLKNLAGGEDVPPEYASAYDKYEPRRGIIDRWNGYLKKQQDVNHPVWGPWVTLSGLKAEELQQKTTDEIKQLLQSASTNPIITGSLANRNITSMNDVALAYGDVFRQVETKWMEQEDKSTGLADSSLETIRQELYSPGTPFDLNYDQWKGNFDRAVRNHQQNISKKQNKLRATSPGAPPRAMVMLDNAKPTEPVVFVRGVAGRRGDQIPRRFFKILDDEERQPFQQGSGRLELAKKIASPDNPLTARVFANRVWMLHFGNGLVRTPSDFGARSEPPTHPELLDHLATHFIQNGWSVKELHRLIVNSSTYQQSGAPKPEAVSVDSENRLLWKMPRRRLEFEAMRDSMLAVGGKLDSKHGGKGVDLDTSDRRTVYGFIDRNNLPTLFRVFDMASPDVSTPKRPQTTVPQQALFSMNSPFVISQAKSLASRSFEVGGEEPQSRIAAMYKLTFAREPSEAEASAALAFLQMSEETTSKEKPEEKEFARWDKLAQVLLMTNEFMFVD
- a CDS encoding putative zinc-binding metallopeptidase yields the protein MKTFPCTCGNTLFFDSQRCVACGIESGLCSTCDHIAPLLDRESEIRCGNRVCGVRVQKCAADQGCNRLLPYHPDNDTDELCDYCALTTVTPDLSVEGNLEKWQRLERAKRRVLCILDQAGFPFRPDKDPTTPELTFKFKADEEKPVMTGHISGCITINIKEADSVVREQARVDFGEPHRTLVGHFRHELGHYFWDRLVLKKCEGPFRELFGDERNPTYKDALDAYYKNGPAQNWPAEYVSAYSSMHPWEDFAETFNVYLDMMTVLITADNFNVVQNDLNDFEGMMTHYAQVGMIANEFNRDMGLLDLVPEVFVPQVREKLRFIHKLRLRS
- the pssA gene encoding CDP-diacylglycerol--serine O-phosphatidyltransferase, whose amino-acid sequence is MNRNLNRKQKMFAVFPTLLTLGNAACGFGSITFAAKIGPESSEGNNLFIAAGLIFLAMLFDALDGSAARWAKQTSDFGAQLDSLCDAISSGVAPAFLMLQFSHEYHSRFLWVIAVLFVLCAVLRLARFNVETDEEDSHEFFSGLPAPAAAGLIASFPIAMRGLLSWKETAKEEWFLNFLDWLMMFMKQGLPFIMLAAACLMVSRIRYVHVFNAFLRGRHSRKQLIQIVFTLAIIVVFNELALPLVLCYITFLPPVQAFLKEFRGGRLSFRGNKPAESETPLPDEFASSEEIVTPGPLEESDEEQARDDSPPMA
- a CDS encoding DUF1501 domain-containing protein; translation: MNHHPNSAESSLNRREWLARSGMGLGTLGLAGLMVDPAQAATAEPDLPTSPMMSKQPQFAAKAKHVIHIFLNGGCSHVDTFDPKPMLTKYHGKELPAQNLRTERKTGAALGSPFQFQKYGESGIEVSELFKHTAESIDDVAVVRSMHANVPNHEPSLLLMNCGDQNLVRPSVGSWVTYGLGTENQNLPGFIVMCPGGYPIGESINWRSAFLPGVFQGTHIDPKHTEIEKLIENIRNHTQSTEEQRKQIDLLQQLNKMHMTEGREGDDRLEARIHSYELAYRMQMQATDAFDIENEPKHIREMYGDGVQARQILIARRLVERGVRYVQLWHGAGQPWDSHDDIEKNHRRLAGECDQAIGALLKDLKQRGLLKDTLVMIGGEFGRTPTVELPQAGANAGKINGRDHNHYGFTMLLAGGGIKGGQAYGATDDFGFQAVENKVHVHDLHATVLKLLGFDHEKLTYRYSGRDFRLTDVHGKVVEDLIA
- a CDS encoding alpha-amylase family glycosyl hydrolase, which encodes MTTENVSANVKGMGSIIHEAGVAFRVWAPHAEQVSVIGNFNNWNPEDHLMEQEGNGYWYLNIEQAKAGDEYQYWITNGDFQAGRIDPYARKVTNSSGNSVIYDTSFDWGDDNFEFSSLNELVIYEMHVGTFNRTRKTGPGRFFEATKRFKHLKRLGVNAIEIMPVAEFAGDWSWGYNPAHIFAVEEAYGGPDGFKEMIKAAHAEGIAIIADVVYNHFGPSDLDLWQFDGWSENGKGGIYFYNDWRSSTPWGDTRPDYGRGEVRQYIRDNAMMWLDEYHVDGLRYDMTAYIRKVNGIDESDIPEGWGLLQWINGEIASKYPRKILIAEDLQGNEYLTRRVEEQGAGFSTQWDGFFVHPVRNAVQQLNDADRNMWEVSNSLQHRYNLDAFQRVVYSESHDEIANGKARVPEEIDPDDPENYFAQKRSVLAAALALTAPGIPMIMQGQEFLEDGWFDDEDPLDWERWHEFKGITRLYQDLISLRLNVYGKSKGLTGQNIKVHHVNDEDKVIAYHRWYDGGPGDDVVVVMNFANRTWDHYEIGVPDPGEWKLLFNSDWTGYSDEFNDFPVSSITASTTARDGLGATAEISLGAYSILIYGRVE